The sequence AGGGTAGATGGTTCTTCTAAATTTGCTCAAAATAATAGACACGGTGTATTCCCTTCTTTTTCAGCAGGTTGGAGAATTAGCGAAGAAGGGTTTTTAAAAGATGCTGATTGGTTGACAAATTTAAAAGTGAGAGCTTCTTGGGGACAAGTTGGTAATCAAAATATACCATATTATGATTGGACTGCTACTTTAGCAACTGGTTCTGCAGTAATTGGAGATCAGGGTGTATCTTCTGTTTATTATGATAAAACTGCCAATCCAAATATTAAATGGGAAACCAAAGAGACTACAAATATTGGTCTTGAAGGAGATTTCTTTGGTCGTTTAATAGGCTTCTCTGTTGATGTATTTAAAAACAGAACAAATGATATTCTGATGAATGTACCTGTTCCTCCTCAATTTGGTTACGATGCTCCACGTGTAAATGCTGGGGTAGTTGATAATAACGGTTGGGAAGTTTCTTTAAGACACAATAATTCTATTGGTGAGTTCCAATATTTTGTGAACTTAAACATGTTTGATAACAGAAATAATGTAGTAGATATCTTAAACACAGGTCCTTGGATTGAAGACGATGGACGCGTTTTTACAGATGTTGGTGCGCCAATGAAATCGTGGTACGGTTATAAATCAGACGGTATTTACCAAACAGATGAAGAAGCACTGGCCAATACAGCACACTACGAATTAACAAACGGAAGAATTAAAGCAGGAGATATCAAACTAATTGATTCTAATGGCGATGGTGTAATTGATGGTGACGATAGAGAATTGATAGGCGATCCGAATCCTCATTATATGTTTGGTATTAATTTAGGAGGTTCTTGGAAAGGTTTTGATTTTAATATCTTGTTTAATGGAGCTCTGCAAAGAGATGTGGTTTTATTAAATGAGGCGGCAATGCCATTTGCATTACAAGCAACTCCTCATGAGTGGATGAAAGAAAAAGCATGGCCAAACACCAATGAGTTGCCTATTTTAAGAGAAGATTTTACAGTAAACGACCCGGGTAGATACTTCTCAGATTTTTGGGTACAAGATGGTAAATATATCCGCTTAAAAAATGTAACTATTGGATACACATTTAAACAATCTTTCCTAAGCAAAGTAGGAGCAACAAACGCAAGACTTTATGTAAGTGGAGATAATATTTGGAGTAGCTCAAGTTTATGGTCGCCAACAGTAGATCCAGAAATTGATAACGGAGGTAGAGGTTCTTCTTATCCTCAGGTATCAGTTTACACTACAGGTGTTAGCATTAATTTCTAAATCAACACTTACTATCAACACACAGAACAATGAAAAGATTAATCAATATATCAACTTTACTAGTAGCCTTACTTGGGTTAACTACAGCTTGTAACTATTTAGATAAAGAACCTTTACATGCTGTTTCTGATGAGACTTTTTGGAAGAATCAGAACGAAGCAAGAGCATTTTTAGACAATATCTATAATTCTATAACACCTTGGGATCATTTATATACAGAAAGTGCAACAGATAATGCCTATTTAAGATACCCTTGGGAAGGAAGTGATTTAAGAGACTATACTGCAGGCGTTCATACATCATTCACAGGTTTCTGTGGATGGTGGTTTTCTTACACAGATATAAGAAACTGCTACGAATTTCTAAATAGAGTAGATGATGTACCGGGTATTGACGCAACAGAAAATACAGAAATGCGTGCGGAAGTACATTTCTTCTTGGCTTCTGAATATTTTGATATGTGGAAAGTGTACAAAGAAGTGCCACTTGTAGATAAATTGCTGACATTAGAAGAAGCAGATGTACCAACAGCCACAGAAGAAGAAATAAAAGCCTTTATTGTAGAAAACATTGATATTGCAATTGCAGGTTTGCCAGAAACTAGATCAGATGGCCGCTTAACCAAAGCTGCTGCAGAAATGCTAAAAGCAGATTACTTACTTTGGATTGCAGATTATGCTGGGGTGGCAACACTTACAGGAGATATTATTAAATCTGGTAATTATGCTTTAGAAGCAAATTATGACGATCTTTTTCATTCTTCAACACAAACAGGCACTAAAGAAAATATACTTTGGAGAGAGTATAAAAACGGAGTGACAGAAGATTGGGCTAACTATCTTAATTATGCTTTTCTTCCAAATGGTTTTGGCGGAGGCTGGTCTTCTATTTCGCCATCTACTTTATTGGCAGATGCTTACGAAGCAAAAGATGGTAGTTACCCTTACACTACTTCTCCTTTATATGATCCGGTAAATGATCCAAAAGGATATACAATTCGTGATTCTAGGTTTGAAGAAACCATTTTGTACGATGGGGTTTATTACGAAAGTATTTTATACAATCCACTTGATTTAACCGAAGGGAATCCAAATAAAATTGGCGGAAGTAACTGTACTTTAACAGGCTATAATTTTAGAAAATATACAGACATGGATAAAGTAACGCACTCCCTATGTGATGTAAATAATTACGTCTATAGATATGCAGAAACATTATTGATGTTTGCAGAAGCACAGAACGAAATAACAGGACCTACAACAGAAATATATAATGCAATTAATCAAATAAGAACTAGAGCAGGTATGCCTAACGTTAATCAATCTATCTATAACTCAAAAGATGCTCTCCGAGAATTAATTCAAAGAGAAAGACGAGTGGAGTTTGCAGGAGAGTCAAAACGTTTTTGGGATACTTGGCGATGGGGTCAAAATAAATACGGAAGCCCAGCACATTGGTCAGAAAACACACTTACAAACGATATGGAAAGTGTAGATTATGAACATGCTGATGGCGACAGTTATACAGATTTCTTAAGAAAAAGAAGAGATGGAGGTATGGG is a genomic window of Flammeovirga pectinis containing:
- a CDS encoding RagB/SusD family nutrient uptake outer membrane protein; this translates as MKRLINISTLLVALLGLTTACNYLDKEPLHAVSDETFWKNQNEARAFLDNIYNSITPWDHLYTESATDNAYLRYPWEGSDLRDYTAGVHTSFTGFCGWWFSYTDIRNCYEFLNRVDDVPGIDATENTEMRAEVHFFLASEYFDMWKVYKEVPLVDKLLTLEEADVPTATEEEIKAFIVENIDIAIAGLPETRSDGRLTKAAAEMLKADYLLWIADYAGVATLTGDIIKSGNYALEANYDDLFHSSTQTGTKENILWREYKNGVTEDWANYLNYAFLPNGFGGGWSSISPSTLLADAYEAKDGSYPYTTSPLYDPVNDPKGYTIRDSRFEETILYDGVYYESILYNPLDLTEGNPNKIGGSNCTLTGYNFRKYTDMDKVTHSLCDVNNYVYRYAETLLMFAEAQNEITGPTTEIYNAINQIRTRAGMPNVNQSIYNSKDALRELIQRERRVEFAGESKRFWDTWRWGQNKYGSPAHWSENTLTNDMESVDYEHADGDSYTDFLRKRRDGGMGDRTYVFPIPQTALDVSKNITQHPAWR